CCAGCACCCTGCCAGGTGCCCCCGAACACACTTTGCCCCGCGCCACTAAGGCACCCGACCTCTGTGGCAGCGTCCCCATTCGCTCTTGCAGCGGCCCTGTCTGGACGGGCACCTCAAACGAATCTGACACAAGCTTCGTCCTCAGAACGATCTCCAAAGGAAACACACCACAAACGAACCAAACCCCCTTCGCTTCCTCACACCCTTACGATTTGCCAACCTCTGACGACACGACAGAGAGGTACGGTAGCATCCTCTGAAAGCGACCTTCCTTCTCAGCCTCGTCTCGTCCGATCCCCAGCGAGTTGGACCAACCTACCTTCAGCCTCGTCAACCTAACCCCACATTGTGCTATTGCAGGTAGTGACGACAGCTACTCCTACAGCAGTAGTACCCCACCTCGGAGCTTCGTGAACATCACAGACGAGCAGCTCTCACGATGGAGCAGACCAAAGCTCTCAATGCTCTCGAGGTAAGCCGCCCAAAACAAAACTACACATTCTGCTCATCTTCGGACGCAAATGCTAACAACCTCCCAACAACAGCCCTTCCTGGCCCTGAGCAAGTCAGCAACATCCCCCCGCGCCGCAGCCGACCTCGTCACCCGCGCAACATCAAATCCAAACACCTTCCTCTTCACAGAGCTCCTCGAGACCCCGCAAATCCAAGCCCTCGCCCAGTCCCCCGACTTCGAACCGCACCTCCGCCTCCTCGAGCTCTTCTCCCACGGCACCTACGCCACCTACCAATCCGCCTCGGCATCGGGCCTCCCCCAGCTCAACGATGCCCAAACCCTCAAACTCCGCCAGCTCTCCCTCTTGACACTGGCCCGCGACCGCTCGAACCTGACTTACGCAGCCCTCCAGTCCGCCCTCGACCTCCCCTCCACCCGCGCCCTGGAAGACCTCGTCATCTCCGCAATCTACGCCGGCCTCCTCGACGCAACCCTCGACCCTCACCGCCAAGTCGTCCAGGTGAACTCCCTCGCCGCCCTCCGCGACCTCGCCCCGGGAGCCGTCCCGCCCATGATCGCCGCCCTCCGCGCCTGGTCCAGCCGCTGCGAATCCACCCTCGGCGACCTCGAGTCCCAGATCGCAGGCATCCGCGACGCCGCCGCCCGCCGCCAGCGCGAAAAGGCCGCGCAGGACGCCCGTCTGGCCAAGCTCGTCGAGGACGTCAAGAAGGATCCCGAGACGGGTGGTGCGGGAGGCAGGAAGCTCGCTGTCGGTCACGCACAGCACGGCGGCAGCAGTAGTGGAGAGAGGGTAGGCGGCTTCTTGGGCCACACGTCTAGGGCGCAGCGGTACAACAAGCGGGGTAGCACCAGCATGATGGACAACACGGAGGAGATTGACGACGAGGCCATGGACGTGGACGAGGAGGATGATGAGCAGGAGAAGAAGCGTGCTAGCCGACGGAAGCTTTAGTGGATTAGTTGGTGGATGGGAAAGCTGGAGATGTAGAGGGTACTTCCAGTCTCGTCTCGGGGACACTTGTCCCGGCGTTACACTCGGGGGACCATCGGCCAGGGACCTCGTTGGAGGCTCGGTGGCGCATGACAGACGGTCAGGACGTGGCATAGGATGATGGCTCAAGGGGAAACAGCCGAAAAGTAGCACAGGCATTATCACGATACATTATGAGAACTCAATAAATACAGGCAAGATCGAATTCGATAATACTGACAGAGATTAATCTCCGCCCTTTCCTGTTCTGTGATGCCTATCTAGCGTGCCATTGATAAAATTTAAGGGAATGTAGAAAGTGAATGAATGTGTCGAAGCCAAAAGTCTCCTGTCGCCTCTCCTCTGCCTCTTCCTCTGCCGCCTTGCAGTTTCACCTGCCTTCGGTGGCGAGGATTCCAGTGTTGATTCTCGCAATGTCGATAATGATACACCAATGCCTTGTGTACATTGAAAAGAAATTAAATCTGTCCCTTGTTGAACGCCGTGTGCGAGGCTATGTCCCCTTGGGGGCCTCGACTGTCCCTACGCCGTGCCTCTCTGGTATCCTGAATGGAAGACCGAATCAAAACCGAAAATTTGGGAAACTCTGTCGCTCAAAATCTTTGGGGTCGTAACGTTCGTAAGAGCTCTCTCCGTGGGAGACAAAGCGTCCATATTATTACATCCGTGATGTAGACCGAGGCCGCATTGTTGTTGTGTTTGGGGTATTGCAACACATCCTTTGTTTGTTGTCCAGGATAAAACAAGGCATTTTACAACCGTTTGCCGGGGACAAGGATGAAAAGCACACAGAGCGCGGCGTCGATTAAAATTGTGACGGCGAGGACCATGATAGACCGCTTAGCAAGGAGCTTACGAACGTAGGGCTCACGAATTCGAGAGAAGTTGAACGGCGTGTACTCGCTGAGGCCGATGAGAGCGAGGACAGGATCCAGAGAGTACTGGTATGATGCGAGGAAGTAGACACCAACAGTGAATGGAAGGATAAGCTGAAAGATAGGTTAGCAGGCGAAGTTCACATATGAGATCATGCATAGACTCACCCAGCATCTGGTAGTTCGAGGGGCATTGAGGAAGATGAGAATAAAAGCAGCCCAGAAGCCACCAAACATGGCCAAAAGACCAACAATCATTCTGATCTGTAGAGTGGTCGGGATGAGGTTGCCAAGGGCCTTCATTCTCAAGAAGTTGGGGAAGGCATCGCGTTCCATAGCCTGAAAGACGTAGTCCTTGGCAACGTCAAACACCTCTGGATCGTCTCTACCAAAGTCCTCAATGGAAGTCGTGACGTCCTGAGTAATGGAGCCTGGAAGAATGATTTCACGCTCTGCGCCCGGAAGGAGGAAGGTGTAGAGGATCTTCTCCGCCGAAGCCCGGATATCCTGTCTCGCGACGGTGTGTGCGGGAGAGTTGGAATCTGTCGTCAGGTCGCGCGGAGTGCTGAAAGCCCCACTGGGACGGCTGCGATGCTCTCCAGTGCTGCTTTGAGGGGAGTCTTGGGCCTCTTCTCTCAGGTAGGCCGACATCTGTGCATCCTggttcttctccttctcagtGGCATACATTGATGGGCCGGCGGCGGAATGGCTCATGTCACCAAGTCCATCCAAGATCTGAGAAGACCGCTTGGAGCCCGACTTATCCAAGTCAGGTGTTCCAACTAGGACGGATCTGCGGAGTTCGCGCACATAGTGGCGGCACAAGGACATGTGCTGAGCAACATCGAGCCTATCCTTCGTTAGTGAACAGACGCGTGATTCTGGGAAGCCATTTGCAAATACCAGAAATCGAGATAATCGACGGATTTTTGCTGATCTCTCATGAAAATGTAGAACGAGAAGAGGTCGACGGGTGGCAGGGTTCGACGACTCAAGACCTCAAACAGAGTCGGCAATCGGTTCCGGTGCAGGTCTGGCTGAGGAGATGGCGAGCCGGAGGCCCCAGTTGATCGGTCCTCCATGATATCGAGCGGGTTGGATTCGCGAGAAGAATCGAGAAACGAAATCGGAATTGTGTAGTGATTGATGAAGAGAAGTCGGACGAGAAGGAAACGGCGGCAGACAGAGTCGCTGTCGTCGGGTGGTGCGAAGTCGAAGTTTGGTCGTCGGAGAGGCGCGGTACGGATATCGTAGATGAGGTTTGGCAGGTGCACTCCGCAAAGGTTCGGTCGTAGCGCGGCTGTCTACTCGTCGGTTGCTAGGCTTCCCCCAGGTCGGTTTGTGTACTGAACGAGCGTAAGAAGGGAAGGATCGCGCACGGCGCAAACTGACAGCGTCAGTGTGATTGACGATGGCGCTGCAAGGCGTGATGGCTTGAGTCTTGGATGCCGTTGGGATACGGCATAACAGCAGATCAAGCAAGCACTCAGACCCAGACACTAATTTCGTTCAGGTTGTCTGGTCAGGGGGGGTACGACCCACCTCTACGTACTTTCCTCCGAAAAAGCGCGCTTTCCCACTGTCAATGTGGTTCCACCCACACACGAGTCCACTTCACTGCAGCGCCTTAGCTTCTCAGGCACTCAGACGCTTTCTTGAGCAACGTCACGTGCCCCATCTCGAGAAAAGAGGGACGGGTGGAAAGAAAACGCCGCATTACCTCAGCTACCCAGCCACAAGCACAGGCCCCGCCTCAGCCACGGAAAAGCAGGTAGGGCTTGCAATTTCTCGCTTCACATTTTGTGGGATGACCTGCCGGACTACGCAAAACCATCACATCGACAACTTCTTAGACAATTCGACTCCGCGATCCCGACGACCGAACCGCCCAACGAGAGGTACCGCCAAAATGTCGACCAAGCAGAAGAAGCCCGCCGGAAAGCAGCGTTCCGCCATCGCTGATGTCGTCGCTCGCGAGTACACCGTCCACATGCACAAGCGCGTTAGTATTTCCCCgaggagagaaaaaaaaaggacgcCGCCGTCGACAGCGAATTCAATGGCCCACGATGGCGATCCGGTAGCATAGCATAGCAATGCTGACAATTTTTGCTCTGTAGCTCCACGGCGTTTCCTTCAAGAAGCGCGCTCCCCGTGCCATCAAGGAGATCAAGGCTTTCGCTCTCCAGGCCATGGTACGTCTTGCTTGTCCCTCTCGAACCCATCCCGAAATTTTGCATCCAAGACCCTACAACACCAATCGGTCCCATATCGAACCACACTACATGGATAGATACCATAAGAATGCTCACTAACCTTGTGATTCGTATAGGGTACCTCCGACGTCCGCGTTGACCCCCAGCTGAACAAGAAGGTTTGGGAGCAGGGCATTAAGGGCGTTCCCTACAGACTCCGCATCCGCATCTCCCGCAGACGAAACGACGAGGAGGGTGCCAAGGAGAAGCTGTACAGCTACGTCCAGGCCGTCAACGTCAAGAACCCCAAGGGTCTCCAGACTGTTGTCGTTGAGGAGTAAAAAGTTCTCTTTGGGATGGTTTCAGGGCGGCATAAAGGCATCGGAGTTGCATTCGGCATTCTAGTCTCACATACAAAATCGACGGAAATGTGAACAACGCTTGATTCCCCACACGACTTCGACGACTTTTTACTAGTATTGGACCCCGCGATGTGGTGGAATGTTATTTTTTGTCTGCGCCAAAGTGCGCGCGAAGGAAGCGTTGCGTATGTGTCAGGCAATGGTGAACGATGACGAAGGCTTTTTGGGACATCATCAATCTCTTGTGGTTCTTGTAACACATCGTCCAACAgggtcttctttttttatcgtCTTGGTCGCGGTCTGCCAGAAGCAGATGAACAGGATATACCCAATCCTGAAGGCCAAGTCCCGACCACGCAATGCAGTCCAATTCCTAACAAAAAGAGTTCCAAAACAACCGGCCCGTAATCATACATGATAGACTCCAATTCTCCAGTGCTCGAAACAATGTTTTCTCATCCTCGTGTCATCCACAAGCAAGCCCGCGCTCACTCGTCCTCAACATCGCGGTGACGAGCGAGGACCTTACGCTTGAACTCTTCGGGGTCCTTGTCCCACAACTCTGCGGCCTCGCCGTTGAGAGGAGAAGCGCTGACTCCATATTAGCATTGGCAAACGAACCACTTTTTGCCGGGGCAACTCACTTGTTTGGCTCGCCCAGCAGACTCTGCAAACTGAGGAGTACAGTTTGAATGTTATAGGCGGGTGTCCACTTGTCCTTGAGGATATCCAAGCAGATGCGGCCAGAGAAGTCGAAGTTAGGGTGGTAGATAGGCGTCGTGAAGAGCACCGTTGGCGCAGCGTAGGGGTAGTTGTTGGGGAACGACAAGCTGAGCTTGAGCGTCAGGCCAGCGTAGGGAGTCTGTTCGGGTCCCTCAATCGTCGCCGTCCACGACATGAGGTTGCCGTCTGCCGAAGGGAATGCTGAGACGCCGGGAGCGGGAGAAGTCATAAGCTGCATCAATTCCGTCTGCAATCTGTAGTCATGAAATTAGTCCGTCTGGTCGTAGATGAGAGGGCAACGTCTTGCAACGAGATATTCATACCTCTTGGTGACGCTCTGGGCATCAGGTCCCTTCCTGGCGCCAGCAATCTTGGCTGCTGGAACGCTTCCGGGAGCGGAGTTCTGGGTGTCCTCCATGCTGTAGTCCATTGTCGCAAATGTCGTGAGGTGGAAAGAAGCAATCGCAAAGAGCACTGGTCGAGGCGAAGGGGGCGTCTTGAGGCTGGGAGGCTGGGATGAGAACTGGGATGAAGCAGGTAGGTGTTTGCTAAGGCAAGGTGATATCCGGCCAGCCAGTACTTATGTGCAGGGAAATGCAATGTGCGGGAAGATGGTCAAGGGGAGAGGTTGGAAGCTTGCAGCGTCAAGAACAACAGAAGGCAATTGTTCtgtagggcgagaagggcAGGGATGGGGAATCGGAGACGCTGGTACCTGGGCGACGCGCTGACTTTGGCACCCGCTTTTGGACTAGCGTCGTCGCTGCCGTTACCAAAGTCAGCGGCGAGTACGAAGCGACGACCCTGCCTTACATCTTAATTCGAGCCTTGATCGCACCTTTTTTTACGACAAATTCAACTTTCAATGcgttaataatttcctcCGGATCAACCATGACTTATGAAAGGTTTCTGTTCTCCAAGAGCGGATTGGACATGCGTTTTCAATTGAGTATGTACTTCGCGATTGGCCGTCTGTGATTTACGGAATCACTGGCCACCTTGTGATACCTAGTGAATTGGGCAAAGGCCATGGTGCTGCAGTTTGAGGGATACCTCGTTTGCTATTTCAATCCTACAAACCTAGCTGGACGTTTCTTCCGCTGAGCAATGAATGTGTCCAACCAAAAGAAAGCATTGTACACTCAAACACAAGGTCATAGCAAATGATGTATTCAATTATCAGCTACTAGAAACACCTGAACCGCAAAGTTGTAGTACAGAGCCTGTACTATGTGTCTATAAGTAAAACGTCTTCCTTGAGTAGGTACTTAGTGTTCATGTCCTTCCTTGGCATCAAATTTCGGTCCTCGTAAGCATCGATACCATGTTCAAAGATCAACAATACCCCTAGTCATATCTGCTCTGCAGGCTCAAGTATAAGTGATATCGAAGCTGGTATATATACCACATTTTGAGGAGATGAACTTAATCTGAGTCTAATGCCAATGTTCATTTCTGCTTTACGTAGGTATGCAATACGCTTACCTGTCAAGCGAGAGTTCTGAAGCACACATAATATAGGCTTTGTTAAATAAGTCTAGTCTGTGAAGCTTCCTGTCTTTTGCAGCATATTCACTTCAGAATAAAGTGCTTCAGAAAGAGCATTATACAAGGCAGTAAAGGAAGCCACGCTCCTTCCCACTTTTGCacttccctttttttatttttccaTCTCTCCTCAGGCCTTCTTGCCCTTAAATTCTTTTTTCCACTTCTACACCTTCCAAACTTATCTCACCTCAGCTTCACAAGTCTAGTGTTATTTTACGCACTATCGTCCTTAATCGTTTGATTTTCAGCTTTTCTGACAATCTGAGAAGATGGACGAGGAAGATCTGATCGAGCTCGGTCCTGATCCTATTGAGGAAGATCTGATCGAGTTCGATCCTGATCCTATTGAGGAAGATCTGATCGAGTTCGATCCTGATCCTATTGAGGAAGATCTGATCGAGTTCGATTCTGAACCTATTGAGGAGATGAAACATCTTTGCTTGCGGGAGGACTGTGTTTGTACACGTCACGGTGTTCAGGAAGATGGCGCAACTGCGTAAGTCACACCTTCCTATACCTAACTGGCGAAAGTTCAGTGATAAACTAACTTAATCAAGACTTCTAAGTACCACAAACTCCTCAACCGAACACCAGGTCATCGTCTCGACCCCGTCATTGAACAACACTCAATCCGGTGTGCAGACAACTCACAATACGACCAGCCCCACCGGAATTCAGGTCGCTCTGCCAAAGAAAGCAGCCGAGAAGAAAGAAGTTGCCACAGCAAAGCAGTACAAGCGAGACCCGAACGTTTGCTTGGTCGGATTCCATAACCACTATTTGTGGGAAACGCTTTATGAAGCAGGTCACCGCTGTGACGTCTGCAAGAGGATGCAAACCAAGCACATCCATACCTGCCCCAAATGCCGTTTCAAGATTTGTTGGGCCTGTCGATGTGACTATGGGCTAACCAACAAGACGGCCAAGTAAGTGCAATGGCATGTTTACATAGTTACTATTCTAACATACTGCAGGGAATTGCGCCGCCGACGTAACCGAGTCTAAGGGAGGCTTTATGATGCGGCTCAGTGATCAACTGAGGCAGAGGCAGGAGCGCTGTTCTTTCATTACGCGAAAATTGTGTTCCAAAGAGCAGAGAGAACAGTTTCACTGACTTGCGCAAATTGGCCAGCCGCAGCATCCGATTGCTGAACTCTCGTACGAGAGTTTGGGGCTCCAGTTGTTTGCAGTTTGATTTCTTGGCGGAAATGGAAAGGGGAGAGAGACTGAGGGGTTTCTAGGCCTTAGATTGGCGAATGCAATAATCAGATCGCAATTCATTTTCTAGACCTGTTATCATTGAGGTGCTAGTGATCACCTTCCAAGGTGACTTGACAGCTTGTTGGTCTTGGTGGGAGGTTAGTTTTGGCCACAAAAGCGGCGACACTATAGGGCAGGGATCCTGCTTCTTTGGAGGGGTGTGTTGGAGCAGTGGCGGCGGACTGTTTACCTGACCAACACTGCAGCAACCGCGATAAGAGGGCTTATCGGCCAATGAATTCGCGTTGATGCAGGCGGCAATGAAACACCTTCCATGACTCCAAACAAAACACGCCAAAAGCTCTTTACGCGGTCAAGACGCGCTCCAAAGTGCCACCGCGGGGGGACAAACGACCCAAGACACACACCTCAATCAACATGGTGAGTTCTTGTTGACGCTGGACCCTTGGACCCTTTGTGCGGAATTCGCCCTACGCTAGCTTGATACGTCATCTATGCATTTCATTTTGCCTGGCATCGTTTGCCTGACAGCACCGTGAATCGATATCCCTACTCGCCATTCCATTTCCCCTGTGCTCGGTCGGTCTCAGTCATGAATTAGTCTGCCGCAGACTCTCTCCCAAAACCATCTGAACTTCTCGTCTCACTCAGCAAAGATGCAGCAATCACAGCTGGACCCTCTGCCCAGCGACTTGCCCTTCAGGGTCATCTCAAAGACTATTGGGCGAGGGGCTTATGCATCGTAGGAACTCTACCCCTCAACCTCACGTCCGATGAACCCCGCCACTGACTGTGGGCATCCAGAATCAAGAAAGCTGTTCCTCTGGACGCAAACACGCCCGTCTTCGCTGTCAAATTCATCCACAAGGGTTACGCCGTCAAGCATGGCCGCGTGTCGGCAAAGCAGCTCCTCATGGAGGTGTCACTCCATTCACATGTCGGCCAGCACCCGAACATCATTGAGTGGTTCGCTTCGGGAGAGGACAGCAATTGGCGATGGATTGCCATGGAGTTTGCCGATGGAGGCGACCTCTTCGACAAGATTGAGGCAGACGTGGGCGTTCACGAGAACATTGCTCATCTCTACTTTCTGCAGCTCATCAGCGGCGTGAGCTTTATCCACTCAAAGGGCGTGGCGCACCGAGATCTGAAGCCTGAAAACATTCTGCTATCCGAGACGGGAAGTCTGAAGCTCGCTGACTTTGGCATGTCAACTATGTTCGAGTATAAGGGTCAACGAAAGACGAGTTCCACCCTTTGCGGGAGTCCACCATACATCGCGCCTGAGATCCTCGCGTGCGGCAAGGCAGAGAAGAAGGCGTCCCCGGACGCAATCAAGTACTCGCCAGATCTCGTTGACATCTGGTCATGCGGTGTTATTCTCTTCGTACTCTTGGTTGGCAACACGCCCTGGGATGAGCCGTCGAAAGGTAGTTGGGAGTACCAGGAGTACGTGCGAACGAACGGCCGCAGCACAGATGCGCTTTGGGGGAGGATACCGTCAGATACCTTGTCGCTACTTCGAGGCATGATGAATATTGACCCGAGCAAACGCTTCTCTTTTCGACAGATCCGACAACACCCGTGGTATACCAGGCAAAACCCACATTTGACATCGGACGGCACGATTTCC
The DNA window shown above is from Colletotrichum lupini chromosome 7, complete sequence and carries:
- a CDS encoding PCI domain-containing protein — protein: MEQTKALNALEPFLALSKSATSPRAAADLVTRATSNPNTFLFTELLETPQIQALAQSPDFEPHLRLLELFSHGTYATYQSASASGLPQLNDAQTLKLRQLSLLTLARDRSNLTYAALQSALDLPSTRALEDLVISAIYAGLLDATLDPHRQVVQVNSLAALRDLAPGAVPPMIAALRAWSSRCESTLGDLESQIAGIRDAAARRQREKAAQDARLAKLVEDVKKDPETGGAGGRKLAVGHAQHGGSSSGERVGGFLGHTSRAQRYNKRGSTSMMDNTEEIDDEAMDVDEEDDEQEKKRASRRKL
- a CDS encoding 50S ribosomal protein L31e, whose translation is MSTKQKKPAGKQRSAIADVVAREYTVHMHKRLHGVSFKKRAPRAIKEIKAFALQAMGTSDVRVDPQLNKKVWEQGIKGVPYRLRIRISRRRNDEEGAKEKLYSYVQAVNVKNPKGLQTVVVEE
- a CDS encoding ubiquitin-conjugating enzyme: MDYSMEDTQNSAPGSVPAAKIAGARKGPDAQSVTKRLQTELMQLMTSPAPGVSAFPSADGNLMSWTATIEGPEQTPYAGLTLKLSLSFPNNYPYAAPTVLFTTPIYHPNFDFSGRICLDILKDKWTPAYNIQTVLLSLQSLLGEPNNASPLNGEAAELWDKDPEEFKRKVLARHRDVEDE